The Vibrio gallaecicus genome contains a region encoding:
- a CDS encoding response regulator transcription factor — MKRVLLVEDNREIAGVLFDYFECIGMELDYADNGELGLQLALENSFDIIILDLMLPRMDGLTVCNKLREAGNATPILMLTALDSREDMLKGFDHGADDYLTKPFDLDILEARMKALVRRYRGNVASTKLQFSELTIDQKTRKAYRQDKLLALNPTTYTILEMLCQSAPQVVTREEISYKLWEEDEPNNDVLRSHIYQLRNQLDKPFAKQMLITVPKVGFRLEQPN; from the coding sequence ATGAAACGAGTTTTGTTAGTTGAAGATAACCGCGAGATTGCTGGCGTACTATTTGATTACTTTGAATGCATCGGAATGGAATTAGATTATGCCGATAATGGCGAGCTAGGTTTACAACTTGCTTTAGAGAACTCTTTTGACATTATTATATTAGACCTTATGCTCCCGAGGATGGATGGTTTAACGGTATGTAATAAATTGCGTGAGGCTGGCAATGCAACGCCCATTTTAATGCTCACCGCTTTAGATAGTCGAGAAGACATGCTCAAAGGCTTTGATCACGGTGCCGACGACTACCTCACTAAACCTTTTGATTTAGATATCCTTGAAGCAAGAATGAAAGCCTTGGTTCGCCGCTACCGTGGAAATGTCGCTTCTACTAAGCTTCAATTTAGCGAATTAACCATAGACCAAAAGACTCGAAAAGCTTATCGCCAAGATAAATTGCTGGCTCTGAATCCAACCACGTACACTATTCTAGAAATGCTATGCCAAAGCGCCCCGCAAGTCGTCACTAGAGAAGAGATCTCCTACAAATTATGGGAAGAAGACGAACCTAATAATGATGTACTTCGCAGCCATATCTACCAACTACGTAACCAATTAGACAAACCTTTCGCTAAACAAATGTTGATTACCGTACCTAAAGTTGGATTCCGATTGGAGCAGCCCAATTGA
- a CDS encoding GtrA family protein — MNSKIVKFALVGAGGFVVDCTAFAILHYWIGLPLMWARGGAFIVAATSTWFGNRVLTFEYKGNGSWRDNVKQWQKFMLSASFSAVPNLVCFKVVSGLLPTFTGVMFIAMAIGVLVGMVSNYLLSQYWVFAR; from the coding sequence ATGAACAGTAAAATCGTTAAGTTTGCCCTTGTTGGTGCTGGTGGCTTTGTCGTCGATTGCACTGCTTTTGCCATACTGCATTATTGGATCGGTTTACCTTTGATGTGGGCAAGAGGAGGGGCATTTATTGTTGCCGCAACCAGCACTTGGTTTGGAAATCGAGTGCTGACTTTTGAATATAAAGGTAACGGTTCATGGAGAGATAACGTAAAGCAATGGCAAAAATTCATGCTGTCAGCGTCTTTTTCCGCGGTACCCAACTTAGTGTGCTTTAAAGTGGTTAGCGGACTATTACCTACTTTTACTGGTGTAATGTTTATCGCGATGGCTATCGGAGTTTTAGTCGGAATGGTGAGTAATTATCTTCTCAGCCAGTATTGGGTTTTTGCTCGCTAA
- a CDS encoding ArnT family glycosyltransferase, whose amino-acid sequence MSFSLNRTHLWSLLAFALLLRLISLATYPLMDTTEARYGEMARLMVETGNWLTPQFDYGIPFWGKPPLFTWMSAVGIELFGLNEFAVRAPHWLAGVMTIGIIAYMAKRTGQSALVACVVLATCGIFSIAAGAVMTDMALTLAMTMAMVGFYFCWKGDGSDKTNKLWGYLGFVGLACGLLAKGPVAVVIMGIAVFPWLVLQHGLIGAFVQLWKRFPIVSGIVIMLVIALPWYIMAEAATPGFIDYFIIGEHFKRFVVSGWEGDLYGSAHDETRGMIWVFWIQSAAPWSIVLPILAFVRRDKVKLANSEHPGLFSFLICWLISPLILFTMAGNILPAYVLPGIPALGLLIAMLVVEKDKKWFSSVALILPVILMIAMLLLNLGKANQKSDRVIFEHIVDDAPSFYIGSRPFSGQFYSQGQAKKLMDINQLNDVSKYYLIGKKLEVEAGIRDHALTCVLEPTPEAKRVLFTCTNTGVQGELVTQLNKDTTMALNEQ is encoded by the coding sequence ATGAGCTTCAGCTTAAATAGAACTCACTTATGGAGCTTACTTGCCTTTGCTCTTTTACTTAGGCTGATCTCGTTAGCCACATACCCGTTAATGGACACAACTGAAGCACGCTACGGTGAAATGGCTCGGTTGATGGTTGAAACCGGTAATTGGCTAACACCACAATTTGATTACGGCATCCCTTTTTGGGGTAAGCCGCCATTGTTTACTTGGATGAGTGCTGTAGGCATTGAATTGTTTGGGCTAAATGAATTTGCTGTTCGTGCCCCACATTGGCTTGCAGGCGTAATGACTATTGGCATTATTGCTTATATGGCGAAAAGAACAGGGCAAAGTGCTTTGGTTGCCTGCGTGGTATTAGCAACCTGCGGAATTTTCTCGATTGCGGCAGGTGCCGTGATGACAGACATGGCGCTGACATTGGCAATGACCATGGCTATGGTTGGTTTTTACTTCTGTTGGAAAGGCGATGGTAGCGATAAAACCAATAAACTTTGGGGTTACCTTGGATTTGTTGGGCTAGCGTGTGGCTTGCTAGCTAAAGGTCCGGTAGCGGTCGTGATTATGGGCATTGCTGTTTTTCCATGGTTAGTATTGCAGCACGGTTTAATTGGCGCGTTTGTTCAGTTATGGAAGCGTTTTCCTATTGTTTCGGGCATCGTTATTATGCTGGTTATCGCATTACCTTGGTACATTATGGCTGAAGCTGCAACACCGGGCTTTATCGATTACTTTATTATAGGTGAGCACTTTAAGCGCTTTGTTGTGAGCGGTTGGGAAGGGGATTTATACGGCTCGGCTCATGATGAGACAAGAGGAATGATTTGGGTATTCTGGATTCAATCTGCAGCGCCTTGGTCTATTGTGTTGCCTATCTTGGCGTTCGTGCGAAGAGATAAAGTAAAGCTGGCGAACTCAGAGCATCCCGGGCTATTTTCATTTTTGATTTGCTGGTTAATCTCGCCGCTAATTCTGTTCACTATGGCTGGCAATATTTTACCTGCTTATGTTTTACCTGGTATTCCGGCTTTAGGCTTACTGATAGCAATGTTGGTGGTAGAAAAAGATAAGAAGTGGTTCTCTAGTGTTGCTCTTATTCTGCCAGTGATATTAATGATTGCTATGTTGCTTTTGAACTTGGGCAAAGCCAACCAGAAAAGTGACCGCGTTATTTTTGAACATATTGTAGATGATGCACCAAGCTTTTACATTGGCTCTCGTCCTTTCTCCGGACAATTTTATAGCCAAGGGCAAGCAAAGAAACTGATGGATATAAACCAACTAAACGATGTTTCAAAATACTATTTAATTGGTAAAAAATTGGAAGTTGAAGCGGGTATCCGTGACCATGCATTGACTTGTGTTTTAGAGCCAACCCCAGAAGCGAAACGTGTTCTGTTTACCTGTACGAATACTGGTGTGCAAGGTGAATTAGTGACTCAGTTAAATAAAGATACAACCATGGCTTTAAATGAACAGTAA
- a CDS encoding glycosyltransferase family 2 protein, which translates to MPKLKIRHNTIHNEHIKPAISLSIIVPFFNEEEVLGEFHSRLTSVLDGLEENCEIVYIDDGSTDKSLALVESFKSVNSAISVIGLSRNFGKEAAMSAGLEHCRGQAIILLDADLQDPPELIPEMMAKWREGYDVVNMQRKERNGETWFKKFSAASFYRVMNILVKIDVPENVGDFRLLSREVVDHINQLPERNRYMKGIFSWPGFRQTTIQFKRDARFCGETKWNYLKLVGLAMDGITSFSIRPLRIASVVGGLVALSAFVYGMFIVFKTMMFGEAISGYPSMMVVQLALGGIQLLSIGLLGEYIGRIFIETKGRPLYLIQSVADKPALKNSLILEESA; encoded by the coding sequence ATGCCGAAGTTAAAAATTAGACACAATACTATCCATAATGAGCATATAAAGCCTGCGATTTCCTTATCCATCATCGTTCCTTTTTTTAATGAAGAAGAAGTACTCGGTGAGTTTCATTCACGTTTAACTTCGGTGCTAGATGGCTTAGAAGAGAACTGTGAAATTGTTTATATCGATGATGGGAGTACCGATAAAAGCTTAGCATTGGTTGAAAGTTTTAAGTCGGTGAATAGCGCTATATCGGTTATTGGATTAAGTCGAAATTTTGGTAAAGAAGCGGCGATGAGTGCAGGTTTGGAGCACTGTCGTGGGCAAGCGATCATTTTATTGGATGCGGATCTTCAAGATCCCCCCGAGTTGATTCCTGAAATGATGGCAAAATGGCGTGAAGGCTATGATGTCGTCAATATGCAGCGTAAAGAGCGCAATGGCGAAACTTGGTTCAAAAAATTCTCAGCAGCAAGCTTTTATCGAGTAATGAATATACTCGTTAAAATAGATGTGCCGGAAAATGTGGGTGACTTTCGCTTATTAAGCCGTGAAGTTGTGGATCACATAAACCAGCTTCCAGAACGTAATCGTTACATGAAAGGCATTTTCTCTTGGCCTGGGTTTAGGCAAACCACTATTCAATTTAAACGAGATGCTCGTTTTTGTGGTGAAACTAAATGGAACTATTTGAAGTTGGTTGGCTTAGCGATGGACGGCATCACTTCTTTCTCTATTCGCCCGCTTCGTATCGCTTCTGTGGTTGGTGGCTTAGTTGCTTTAAGTGCCTTTGTTTACGGCATGTTTATCGTTTTTAAAACCATGATGTTTGGTGAAGCCATTTCTGGTTACCCTTCAATGATGGTCGTGCAATTGGCGTTAGGTGGTATTCAACTTTTAAGCATTGGGCTTTTAGGGGAATACATCGGGCGTATTTTCATTGAAACCAAAGGTCGTCCTTTGTACTTAATCCAATCCGTTGCCGACAAACCAGCATTAAAAAACAGTTTGATACTTGAGGAATCAGCATGA
- a CDS encoding response regulator, which produces MNKTILIVDDSESLRQVVSIALVGAGYNVIEAKDGLDGLAKLDGTKVHLIISDVNMPNMNGIDFVEAVKELAKYKFTPIIMLTTENQPYLMEESRKAGAKAWLAKPFRPDQMLQAVSKILES; this is translated from the coding sequence ATGAACAAAACAATACTGATTGTCGATGATTCAGAATCACTGAGGCAAGTTGTCAGCATCGCTTTAGTTGGTGCTGGTTACAATGTGATAGAAGCTAAAGATGGGCTAGATGGTTTAGCGAAATTAGATGGTACTAAAGTTCATTTAATTATTAGTGACGTCAATATGCCGAACATGAATGGTATTGATTTTGTAGAAGCAGTTAAAGAGCTCGCCAAGTATAAATTTACCCCCATTATTATGCTCACTACTGAAAACCAACCTTATTTGATGGAGGAAAGCCGCAAAGCTGGTGCAAAAGCGTGGTTAGCAAAACCTTTTAGACCAGATCAAATGCTGCAAGCTGTATCGAAAATATTAGAGTCGTAG
- a CDS encoding STAS domain-containing protein, with amino-acid sequence MPGNYTYILPDEFTIYEASEVYCDISEQLNTHGQCQIDGSRVEEVDTAGIQILCKFLHDKSLKNISLVEPSARLQSAFSLLGLESMSTPNHDE; translated from the coding sequence ATGCCAGGAAATTATACCTATATATTGCCCGACGAATTCACCATTTACGAAGCCTCGGAAGTTTATTGCGATATCAGCGAACAACTGAATACTCATGGTCAATGTCAGATTGATGGTTCAAGAGTCGAAGAAGTCGATACGGCAGGTATTCAAATCTTGTGTAAGTTTCTTCATGATAAAAGTTTGAAGAATATTTCCCTTGTGGAGCCAAGTGCACGATTGCAAAGTGCATTTTCACTGCTGGGTCTTGAGTCGATGAGTACGCCAAACCATGACGAATGA